One part of the Ciona intestinalis chromosome 5, KH, whole genome shotgun sequence genome encodes these proteins:
- the LOC100184237 gene encoding elongation of very long chain fatty acids protein 7-like: MAALAIQAIEAYNETMYRPDPRSLAYPLIESHAFNVCSTLLYLFIVIFAGPRYMKNRKAFDLRKAIVVYNLTMVVVSAWMVYEFLAAGWATGYSLTCQKVDYSTSPKGLRMLRVCYVYWLSKHVEFLDTYFFIARKKTQQITFLHVFHHTIMAYTWWYGVKFAAGGLGTFHAPLNSFVHVIMYFYYGMAALGPTYRKYIWWKKYVTAIQLIQFVIIFTHIMNILLFQNCEYPPILKYIVLAYCCSFFVLFTNFWIQNYSKKSTKNLPSDKEQQRVKAE; encoded by the exons ATGGCTGCGTTAGCAATTCAAGCAATTGAGGCTTACAATGAGACAATGTATAGACCCg ATCCGAGGTCCCTGGCCTACCCACTGATCGAGTCTCATGCCTTCAACGTGTGCAGCACACTTCTGTAtctatttattgttatttttgccGGGCCGCGGTACATGAAAAATAGGAAAGCTTTCGATCTACGAAAAGCTATAGTTGTTTATAATCTTACCATGGTTGTTGTTTCGGCATGGATGGTATACGAG tttttggcTGCCGGTTGGGCAACTGGCTATTCATTAACGTGTCAGAAAGTCGACTACAGTACGTCACCCAAAGGTCTACGAATGCTCCGTGTTTGCTACGTGTATTGGTTATCTAAACACGTCGAGTTTTTAGATACG TATTTTTTCATTGCGCGCAAGAAGACGCAACAGATTACATTTCTACATGTGTTCCACCATACGATAATGGCATACACATGGTGGTACGGAGTTAAGTTCGCTGCAG GTGGCCTTGGGACATTTCATGCTCCTTTGAATTCCTTTGTTCATGTCATCATGTATTTCTATTATGGAATGGCTGCATTGGGTCCGACatacagaaaatatatttggtgGAAGAAATACGTAACTGCTATTCAATTG ATTCAGTTTGTGATTATCTTTACTCACATTATGAACATTCTGCTGTTCCAAAACTGCGAGTATCCGCCAATCTTGAAGTATATCGTTCTTGCTTATT GCTGCTCTTTTTTCGTTTTGTTCACGAACTTTTGGATACAAAACTACAGTAAGAAGTCTACGAAGAACTTACCATCAGACAAAGAACAACAACGAGTCAAAGCAGAATAA
- the LOC100181858 gene encoding cytochrome c-type heme lyase — protein sequence MGNSASTDKTPQAPAPSTVPSYPSECPMSQSETGGQQCPMQDKIDPTNMMPPPNQRPSPDQPFPLDTTRVVSSIPKGNAPDGETWVYPSQQMFWNAMLRKGWRWKEDEPQQTDMAHIISIHNANNEQAWQEVLKWEAFHAKECPCGPKLVKFGGKATDFSPRARLRSWMGYELPFDRHDWIVDRCGKQVRYIIDYYDGGVVDPDTYQFTLLDVRPALDSFGAFYDRSKATLMRWTSSYKAGGDSRVYHEGSDATNKPNMKTVTHNDSDIPPECPMHAAKS from the exons ATGGGAAATTCTGCATCCACTGACAAAACTCCACAAG CTCCAGCACCAAGCACTGTACCAAGCTACCCCAGTGAATGTCCTATGTCTCAAAGTGAAACTGGGGGACAACAGTGTCCGATGCAGGATAAAATTGATCCAACCAATATG ATGCCACCACCAAATCAAAGACCTTCTCCTGACCAGCCTTTCCCACTTGACACAACACGTGTGGTGTCTAGTATTCCAAAAGGCAATGCACCGGATGGGGAAACATGGGTTTACCCTTCACAGCAAATGTTCTGGAATGCCATGCTGAGAAAAGG CTGGAGGTGGAAGGAGGATGAACCTCAACAAACTGATATGGCGCACATCATATCCATTCATAATGCAAATAATGAACAAGCATGGCAGGAAGTGCTGAAGTGGGAAGCATTTCATGCTAA GGAATGTCCATGTGGTCCAAAACTAGTCAAATTTGGTGGAAAAGCAACCGATTTTTCACCTCGAGCAAGACTTAGAAGTTGGATGGG atacgagttaccatttgATCGTCACGATTGGATTGTTGATCGATGTGGGAAACAAGTTCGATATATAATCGATTATTATGATGGTGGAGTCGTGGACCCTGATACTTATCAATTCACCTTACTG GATGTGAGACCAGCTCTAGACTCGTTTGGAGCATTTTATGACAGAAGCAAAGCAACACTGATGCGTTGGACAAGCTCATATAAAGCTGGTGGTGACAGTCGTGTGTATCATGAAGGGTCTGATGCAACAAACAAGCCAAATATGAAAACAGTGACTCACAATGATTCTGATATACCACCCGAATGCCCAATGCATGCAGCAAAGTCTTAA
- the LOC100183394 gene encoding NADH dehydrogenase [ubiquinone] 1 beta subcomplex subunit 7-like yields MGWGLSRSIDHENEPLNKQWVFDKFEDTSRPVREMVATSEEMDKAALRREERDYCAHMFMDIMKCRREWFPELYNCRPLIEKYQHCTVNDIKHRMLEYERTKRLMAREKQRLALEAN; encoded by the exons ATGGGTTGGGGACTTAGTAGAAGTATTGATCATGAAAATGAACCTTTGAATAAACAATGGGTGTTTGATAAATTTGAAGACACGTCAAGGCCTGTGCGTG AAATGGTTGCTACATCTGAAGAGATGGACAAAGCTGCACTACGAAGAGAAGAAAGAGATTATTGTGCCCACATGTTCATGGATATAATGAAGTGTCGAAGAGAATGGTTTCCAGAGCTCTACAATTGTCGACCTTTGATTGAGAAGTATCAGCACTGTACAGTGAATGA CATCAAGCATCGCATGTTGGAATATGAGAGAACAAAGCGGTTAATGGCAAGAGAAAAGCAAAGACTAGCTTTGGAAGCAAATTAA
- the LOC100184240 gene encoding ubiquitin-conjugating enzyme E2 N-like isoform X1: MNKSNSSVPNLPRRIVKETQRLLSEPVPGITAAPVEDNLRYFKVLMKGPKDSPFEGGNFKLELFLPEEYPMAAPKVRFITKIYHPNVDKIGRICLDILKDKWSPALQMRTVLLSIQALLSAPNPDDPLNNEVANLWKENEAEAISRGNLNVYSKKYSII, from the exons atgaataaaagtaatagCTCTGTGCCGAATCTGCCAAGGCGGATAGTTAAG gaaACACAGCGTTTGTTGTCGGAACCTGTTCCTGGTATCACAGCTGCACCTGTAGAAGACaatttaagatattttaaagttttgatgAAGGGACCAAAAGAT TCTCCATTTGAAGGAGGGAATTTTAAACTGGAGTTGTTTCTCCCTGAAGAATATCCAATGGCAGCTCCTAAAGTTCGATTCATAACGAAAATATATCATCCTAACGTGGATAAAATTGGGCGAATTTGCTTGGATATTTTAAAAG ATAAATGGAGTCCAGCATTACAAATGCGGACAGTACTTCTTTCAATACAAGCTTTACTCAGTGCGCCTAATCCCGATGATCCTTTAAATAATGAGGTGGCAAATCTATGGAAAGAAAATGAAGCTGAGGCAATAAGCAGAGGTAATCTAAATGTgtattctaaaaaatatagtattatataa
- the LOC100184240 gene encoding ubiquitin-conjugating enzyme E2 35-like isoform X2: MNKSNSSVPNLPRRIVKETQRLLSEPVPGITAAPVEDNLRYFKVLMKGPKDSPFEGGNFKLELFLPEEYPMAAPKVRFITKIYHPNVDKIGRICLDILKDKWSPALQMRTVLLSIQALLSAPNPDDPLNNEVANLWKENEAEAISRAKEWTRIHAMEQ, translated from the exons atgaataaaagtaatagCTCTGTGCCGAATCTGCCAAGGCGGATAGTTAAG gaaACACAGCGTTTGTTGTCGGAACCTGTTCCTGGTATCACAGCTGCACCTGTAGAAGACaatttaagatattttaaagttttgatgAAGGGACCAAAAGAT TCTCCATTTGAAGGAGGGAATTTTAAACTGGAGTTGTTTCTCCCTGAAGAATATCCAATGGCAGCTCCTAAAGTTCGATTCATAACGAAAATATATCATCCTAACGTGGATAAAATTGGGCGAATTTGCTTGGATATTTTAAAAG ATAAATGGAGTCCAGCATTACAAATGCGGACAGTACTTCTTTCAATACAAGCTTTACTCAGTGCGCCTAATCCCGATGATCCTTTAAATAATGAGGTGGCAAATCTATGGAAAGAAAATGAAGCTGAGGCAATAAGCAGAG CAAAAGAATGGACAAGAATACATGCTATGGAACAATaa
- the LOC100181861 gene encoding pyruvate dehydrogenase E1 component subunit beta, mitochondrial-like produces the protein MALIKCLNASRGVLRSVGARCFSATSQKHAPTEMYVRDALNSAMDEEMNRDNTVFLMGEEVAQYDGAYKVSRGLWRKYGDQRVIDTPITESGFAGMAVGAAMAGLKPICEFMTFNFSMQAIDHVINSAAKSHYMSGGMVTVPVVFRGPNGAAAGVAAQHSQCFAAWYGHCPGLKVVSPFNSEDCRGLLKAAIRDTNPVVVLENELMYGTAFPVSDEAMSEDFLIEIGKAKVERVGKHVTLVSHSRPVGQCLEAAEQLASEGIDCEVINLRSIRPLDIETVQQSVMKTNHLISVEGGWPMFGIGSEVCAQIMEGPAFDYLDAPAIRVTGADIPMPYAQVLEDGALPGVKDIVLSVKKTLHIQPMTDTA, from the exons ATGGCgttgataaaatgtttaaat GCAAGTCGAGGTGTTCTTAGAAGTGTTGGAGCTCGTTGTTTTTCTGCTACAAGCCAAAAACATGCCCCAACAGAG ATGTATGTTAGAGATGCTCTCAATTCAGCTATGGATGAAGAGATGAATAGAGATAACACCGTGTTCTTGATGGGAGAGGAAGTAGCTCAATATGATGGGGCatataaa GTGAGTCGTGGTTTATGGAGGAAATATGGAGATCAGAGAGTAATTGACACACCTATTACTGAATCAGGATTTGCGGGAATGGCTGTTGGTGCTGCAATG gcTGGCTTGAAACCCATCTGTGAATTCATGACCTTTAACTTCTCGATGCAAGCCATTGACCATGTGATCAACTCGGCAGCCAAGAGTCACTACATGTCCGGTGGCATGGTTACGGTGCCGGTGGTTTTTCGAGGTCCTAATGGTGCTGCAGCAG GTGTTGCTGCACAACACTCCCAATGTTTTGCTGCATGGTATGGTCACTGCCCTGGTCTCAAAGTCGTTTCTCCTTTCAACTCTGAAGATTGCAGAGGTTTATTGAAGGCAGCCATTCGCGATACTAATCCAG TTGTTGTCCTTGAAAATGAGTTAATGTACGGCACGGCGTTTCCTGTTTCTGATGAAGCAATGTCCGAGGATTTTCTTATTGAGATCGGAAAAGCAAAAGTTGAGCGAGTTGGGAAACACGTGACACTTGTCTCACACTCACGACCTGTGGGCCAATGTTTAGAGGCGGCTGAACAACTGGCTAGTGAAGGGATAGACTGTGAG GTGATTAACCTCAGAAGCATCCGCCCACTTGATATCGAGACTGTACAACAAAGTGTGATGAAAACTAACCACCTTATAAGTGTGGAGGGTGGATGGCCTATGTTTGGTATTGGATCTGAGGTCTGTGCTCAGATAATGGAAG gTCCTGCATTTGACTACCTTGATGCTCCAGCCATTCGTGTGACTGGTGCAGACATTCCAATGCCGTATGCACAAGTTTTGGAAGACGGTGCATTACCAGGGGTTAAAGACATTGTTCTGTCTGTAAAAAAGACTCTTCACATTCAGCCAATGACTGATACCGCTTAA